The Lolium rigidum isolate FL_2022 chromosome 2, APGP_CSIRO_Lrig_0.1, whole genome shotgun sequence genomic interval agatataactttcataactcatatgctttattactaccgttgacaaaattgtttcatgttttcaaaataaaagctctagcacaaatatagcaatcgatgctttcctctttgaaggaccattcttttacttttatgttgagtcagttcacctatctctctccacctcaagaagcaaacacttgtgtgaactcgtgcattgattcctacatacttgcatattgtacttgttatattactctatgttgacaattatccatgagatatacatgttgcaagttgaaagcaaccgctgaaacttaatcttcctttgtgttgcttcaatacctttactttgatttattgctttatgagttaactcttatgcaagacttattaatacttgtcttgaagtactattcatgaaaagtctttgctttatgattcacttgtttactcatgtcattaccattgttttgatcgctgcattcactacatatgtttacaaatagtatgatcaaggttatgatggcatatcacttcagaaattatctttgttatcgttttactccgctcgggacaagcagtaactaagcttggggatgcttgatacgtctccgacgtatcgataatttcttatgttctatgccatattattgatgatacctacatgttttatgcacactttatgtcatattcgtgcattttccggaactaacctattaacaagatgccgaagtgccagttctcgttttctgtcgtttttggtttcagaaatcctagtaacgaaatattctcggaattggacgaaacgaagacccgggggcctattttgccacgaaccttccggaagaccgaagagcatacgaagtggggccacgaggtggcgacaccacatggcggcgcggccaagggggcccgcgccgccctgtggtgtgggcccctcgttagccccccgactctgcccttccgcctacttaaagcctccgtcgcgaaacccctgaggcgaaaaaccacgatacggaaaaccttactgagacgccgccgtcgccgatcccatctcgggggatcctggagatctcctccggcaccctgccggagaggggattcatctcccggaggactctacaccgccatggtcgcctccggagtgatgagtgagtagttcacccctcggactatgggtccatagcagtagctagatggttgtcttctcctcattgtgcttcattgttggatcttgtgagctgcctaacatgatcaagatcatctatccgtaatactctatgttgtgtttgtcgggatccgatggatagagaataccatgttatgttaattatcaagttattacatatgtgttgtttatgatcttgcatgctctccgttactagtagaggctcggccaagtttttgcttttaactccaagagggagtatttatgctcgatagtgggttcatgcccgcattgacactgggacgagtgacgaaagttctaaggttgtgttgtgctcgttgccactagggataaaacattggcgctatgtccaaggatgtagttgttgattacattacgcaccatacttaatgcaattgtctgttgctttggaacttaatactggaaggggttcggacgataacccgaaggtggactttttaggcatagatgcagttggatggcggtctatgtactttgtcgtaatgcccaattaaatctcactatacttatcatgccatgtatgtgcattgttatgccctctctatttgtcaattgcccgactgtaatttgttcacccaacatgcttttatgggagagacacctctagtgaactgtggaccccggtccattcttttaatactgaaatacaaatctgctgcaatacttgttttactgttttctctgcaaacaatcatcttccacacaatacggttaatcctttgttacagcaagccggtgagattgacaacctcactgtttcgttggggcaaagtactttggttgtgttgtgcaggttccacgttggcgccggaatctctggtgttgcgccgcactacatcccgccgccatcgaccttcaacgtgcttcttgactcctactggttcgattaaaccttggtttcttactgagggaatcttgccgctgtgcgcatcacaccttcctcttggggttcccaacggacgtgtcaactacacgcatcatgtgcttcaagctcaatttgcaattgtccgataccctgctctaagctggtctcacgaccaaatatgGGAGGTGATGCAtgcatgtgtgatcatgcacaacatgatcatcgaggatgaccgcaagaatcatgccaggacacatgttggtccctatgagtgtcgggGCCCtcatgcggaggttgatcatgagttgcatgcatattttgctgatttcctcgtcATGCACGTAGAGATCCGTGACAtcaatgttcacgagcaactttAAGCTGATctggttgagcatttgtggaggatcaaaagaTTATCAGCAAATAtcgcggcaccttgatctagccctatttattacatttgtttagttgttttattatttgttgtattttaatttgaaaacaatctccgcaaacatatttatttgtatgctatatttgataaatggttgtgtttttaaaaaccattatttaatgtttggggagggtgtttggggacgcgactggggagcgacatcccctaaacgcggtacgaacaaaacatgtccccaaacgctcgatccggcgctcgGCGCTGTTTAGGGGACGGTTtgggactggagatgctctaagcatgtaCCCCCAAATTTCTACCGTAGTGTGCTAGATCTTTATGGCGTGTGAGATCACGCTCTTGTCCTGCCTTAATGCTTAGGCATATATCGCATCAGTGTTGAGTACTGTTGTAGCTGCGAGGAGGAGCATCTGGAAATCAAGATGATTGGGGCCGCGAGAGTGACCCGAGCCGCCCGGTTCTTTCCAGCCACGGGATCGTAGGTGGCAGCGCCAGATTGGCAGGTCGCTCAAGACGGTTCCGGATATTGTAAATCTGACTGTCAGCGTACTCCCACGTGTCCCTAGGCTCCGTATGGACGTATGAGAATACGTAAGCTGTGCTTCTCGACGGTGTTATTAGTACGGGGGAAAAAGAGCTGGAGCGGAAAGAATGGGAAATTAAGGAGACGTCTTCGATCGAGGGGTCCAATCGCCAAAATCTAAAAGAAATATTCGCAGACAGGGGAACGTTCTGCGCCTATCTGTTTCGTCGTTATACTTGTCTTGATCAGAGAAAGCGATTTCGGCCGTGAGCGAAAAGGGAGAGAGGCCTGAACGAGAACAACTCAGGCTGCAAAAGTGGTCGTGGAAAATGCTTTAGTTTAGATAAACCTTGTTGATTTGTTGGATCTAATCAGCGTTAATGGTGATGAGTGATGACTCATGGGTAACGATGGCTTTGTGGTTTGGGACAGAGACTGAACGAGCTGCGGTCCGCCTTGACGTTTGAGGGGCACGTTTTTCTCTCGGGGAGAAGAGGAGGACAGCTAGTAGCTAATATGCTGTCGCCTCATACAGCTTGCAGGTTGCAACTAATCGAGCTAGTGATAAGAATCTCCGTTTGTATGTAGCTTGTCAAGCTGTCTTTCTGAGCAACGATTCGCTGTCTTTGTTTGCTATTGCTACTCCTATCAATCAAGTTTCTGAGCATCTCCATTGGTGCCTGGATATACTGAACTTGAATTTCTTATAGAAAGATACCACTATCTATACCGACTTGTTCCCGAAAAGATAGGAGTATACTTATACTATAGGAGTTGAACTGCCGAATTGTTGGGAGTTCCACCACTAAAAAATGTTTGGATATGTAGAGGATGTATTGAGCAGTATGCATGTGCTTAGTAGTGGAGTGCATATCATGGATGTGCTGTTATTAGCTGCATGCATGCGTGCATTCTGAACGAACTCATCGCTGATATTGCTCCAAGAAGATAATCGCAAGCCTTTAGCCGTTGCCTAATCCGCTGCATACCAACACCTAGCTAAACGTCGCTATATACCATCACCGCTGATGAGTTACTGACCACGCTAGCTAAATTAGAAGTAGCGATAAGTGATGTGCTTTCTGACCTTTCTGCGTATTCTTTTTTTCAGAGCAGTAGTACAACAGTACGTAAGCGCGCATAGTGCCTTAGAAAATAGCCCCTCCGATTGATCGCTAGCCACCAGTTCGATCATTAGGCTCCGAAATGACCTATCGATGATGGCATAGTCGGTTGTGGGCGGCAAATTATAACCCAAATCTCCCCTAAATTAAGCACAAAACCTTATCCCTCGCTAATAATCAATCTGCCCCGCCCGTAACGAAGCCAAAGTCGAGCTGATGATGAGCTCGCCCTGGCTCCCCATATATACCTGAGCTCTCTCCTATCGCCTCACACCACACACAACTGCAGCAAACACAGCTCACAGGGCAGGGCACTAACTAATCAAGCTAGCAATGGCGAAGGACATTGAGGCGGCACCCGAGGGGGGCGAGTTCTCGGCGAAGGACTACTCGGACCCTCCCCCAGCGCCGATCGTCGACTTCGAAGAGCTCACCAAGTGGTCGCTGTACCGCGCGGTGatcgccgagttcgtcgccaCGCTCCTCTTCCTCTACATCACCGTCGCCACCGTCATCGGCTACAAGCACCAGTCGGACCCCACCGTCAACACCACCGACGCCGCCTGCAGCGGCGTCGGCATCCTCGGCATCGCCTGGGCCTTCGGCGGCATGATCTTCGTCCTCGTCTACTGCACCGCTGGCGTCTCAGGTAATTCGTCCACCCATCACCGATCAGTTGTAACCAACTGCAATTTCGTGCTATATGCGCGCATGCAAATGTGTGTCTGACTGAAACTGTTCTCTCGACTGTGCATGGATGCAGGTGGACACATCAACCCGGCGGTGACGTTCGGGCTGTTCCTGGCGAGGAAGGTGTCGCTCATCAGGGCGCTGCTCTACATCATCGCGCAGTGCCTCGGCGCCATCTGCGGCGTGGGGCTCGTCAAGGGCTTCCAGAGCTCATACTACGTCCGGTACGGCGGCGGCGCCAACGAGCTCAGCGCAGGCTACTCCAAGGGCACGGGGCTCGCGGCCGAGATCATCGGCACCTTCGTCCTCGTCTACACCGTCTTCTCCGCCACCGACCCCAAGCGCAACGCCCGCGACTCCCACATCCCGGTGAGTACATTTTGATCACTGTAGAATTGATGCTTATATGGCCAGCGAGTGTTGTCCAAGTCGTTGACCTTGCACTTACTCTGCTTTTGACATAGCATTCGAACAACTTACTTTAATTATGTATCCGGAAAACATTCTAACAATTTTGCAAGGAACCTTCAGAAATAGACTGTTCATGGTCGATCCTGCCAGTACAGTCTTTTAAACTTTTGATTCATGCCACGTAGCACTTTCCATGCACCTATGGATGCAAGGTTTTACCTACAATTAATTAAACATTCTAGTGCAACTAATTTAATGTCCTTGTAAGTTAAACTCGAATTGCTGAAATTGCTGGTAAAATAATTGAATATTTATATGATATTTTGAGTTCCTTCTACCGATCCTATACTAGCAAAATACTTTTGGGATGTAGAAATACGTGATGGAACCCGGGTACTCTGGAACCCGTTTCACCGTGCGGGCCGGAAATACCGATTTCCGGATCTCCAAAAATTTCAATcaaaatttttgcatgtagaggATGCACGTATATATGTGTGTGCCTTTTTTATACCCAAATTCAAAAGTATGCAGTTTAGGGAAAAATGACAAGTTTTAGACGAATAGTATGAAGAAAACTCACCCACACAGTAAGTTATATAGCTTGGGAGTCGAATCGACTACCGTAAGTTACTGTTGGGGTAAGTTTAATGGGTTCTGCCGTACCTAGGTTCCAAAAACGCTTTATTTGGGATGCAGCTCTCCAAGCAACTGTTCACACAGAATGCATATACAGGAGTAGGCCAAACAAGTTCGTCAATCCTGAAAAATTAAGCATTTTAGTGCACCTAAAGACTAAAGTTCATAAAAAAGATCAAGCAATACCAAATGGACCAAAACGTTCAAGCCACTGCCTGCCAATAGGCAGATAGGAAGATTCTCTCACACGATCAGGCAGTACAGTAGTCCCTGTCTCGCCGTATCGCCTACAGCAAATTTGAGGTGGGGAATCGCAAATGATCTCCACCAATTAATGGCGTTATATATTCCTTGAGATAAGAACACATTGCAAAAAAACAAGAGAAAATTCTATCAAAACGATGGCTGCCTGGGCGTATTCAGATTCGGGGAACCGTCCCTTTCTAGTCCTTGTCTTGCAAAGCATATTCAGTTTTGAAAATAATACGTATTATAATTCCATTCTTAGTTAGCTACTCTATATAATATACAGCGTAATATTTGCATGTGTTTGATGATCTGAACTGAGTGTTATGAACTTACCAACTACTCAGGTGCTGGCTCCTCTTCCAATCGGATTCGCCGTGTTCATGGTCCACCTGGCCACCATCCCCATCACCGGCACCGGTATCAACCCGGCGAGAAGCCTGGGAGCTGCGGTCATCTACAACACTGACAAGGCCTGGGATGACCAAGTATGTATACACATTACCAATATGTGCCATCTGTCTCTTGGAAAATACATGTTATTTGCTAgcacaattaagaagtgccatagCATATTTGGCATTTGGTGACAGTTCTCAGTCAACCGGGTACTAGATAAACTCTAGCTAGTGAATTAACGATCACAAAGGATATTACAGGAAAAGGCTCAGAATTATTAAGACTATTGCAAATCAACGGCAGGATAAGGCTGGCAAAATTGAACAGCTAGCTCACACCAAAATTTAATCTATCGTCATTCGAACTGCTTGCTTAAAGCACTTGTTTAGGTTATGCATGACATACTCATCCACTGACTTCATTTTTTAGAGAACTCGTCCACTGACTTAAGGCAATATGTAACCTAATCCCTTCCCACTCCCTCACATCTTACGTTAACATGCTGTCTTTTCCTTCAATCTGCTGAAATGTCACCATCGCCCAAATGATTTAACTATGTTTAGTTTTCAGTTCTTCTAACCGCAGCTAGTCAAGTCGTTAGAGGATAAGTGATTAAATATTACTTGGATATTTTAATTATGCAAAAGGTTCATACTTCATACTGAAGCGGCGCTTATGTTCCTCACGCTGGTCTGCCACGTCACACGTACTAATTGCTGTTTGTTTTGTGCAGTGGATCTTCTGGGTGGGGCCACTGATCGGTGCCGCCATTGCCGCCGCCTACCACCAGTACGTTCTGAGGGCCAGCGCTGCCAAGCTCGGGTCCTACCGGAGCAACTAAGTTATCCGCCGCTCGGAACGGacacgcaagggggtgcctgtgaAGTGTAGATATATGCCAAGAAGAAGGCCACCTCCAGCATATCGCTTGTCCAGTTCAGTCTTCGCATCGTCGGCTGCTACCGTTCTTCGGCTTGTCGATTCTACTGCATATAGTCTCGATGTGACCCTCCGTTCATATGTTGATGTGCTCGCCATATTTGCTGCTGTTTTTGTTCCAACAAGTGTGTTTCCTTTGCTATACCTGTATGCATGCATTTGAAGGATTTTGGAATCAAACAATTGTTACTATGTCCTGTTTATGCTTTCCTTCGAGCAACCCATATCTCCTAAAGAGTCAGCAGTAGGGATACAAATTGTGATTGGGGCATTGATTCCAACAGTTTGTTTCAACTTTCGTGACTATACGCTTTGCTTGCCATATCTCCTAGGAGATTTTAGAGTCCGCGTGTTCAATTATTCCAGATTCATGACTATACGCTACGCTTGCCTTGTCAAATGCGAGACTGAGGAGCTCGGCATCTCTAAAGCCCAAACCTCCCATGAACTGTGTTATTGTGTCCCGTGACACCGAAATCGCCATCCTTTCTCCTTGTTTGGTTCCCGAATAGAATTTGCGAATAAGAGAATTTATGTGTTCACGTAAACCTCGAgggagtttaaaacatgacatatATTGAATATACTAGCACCATTTGGGCTACTGATTTGATCAAAACTTCCTTCCCAGCTGGTGGAACGGTTTCTCCAGCCAAACCCCTCGCTTCAttccagattctaccttttaaaaTTTGAAAGCTCCATTCTTCGTGCTCCTACGTCCAAAGGCATACCAAGATACTTCTCTGAAAGTGATTCATTAGGCAGATTCAAAATTCCTTTTACTTTATTTCTAATAGCATTAGGGAACCTCTTACTAAAAATATATAGATGATTTTGATAAATTTATCCGTTGCCCTGATGCATCATAGTAGCTATCAAACACAGAAGAGATCTCTCTCGCTCCATCACTATTAGCCTTGACGAACCATGGGTTGTCATCTACAAAGAGCAAGTGACTAAATTGGCGGAACCATTAGAGCCACTTTGATCCTAGTGAGGTTCGATGCATGTTTAAACTCACTCCGCTACAAATAAGAATGAGTATGGAGAGATAGGATATCCCTGACGGGATCCCTTTAGTTGGTTTGAACTCCTCAAGTCTAGCACTATTCAGCAAAAGTGAAAACTTGACTGAACTCGGAAGACTCATGACAAAAATGACCTAAGATGGTGCAAACCCCAACTTAGTCATTTGATGAGTGGAAATACACTCATCGTATCTCTGTTTAAACCGAACATATCCCACCATTATTCTGGAAATATCTCTCTACAATTAAAACAATCACTAATAAATACATAGATGTGCAAATCTCTATCTTTTTATTTTATGCACATTTGGACGCATTAATGACGAAATCTGAGCCAAATAAGGAGGAATTGCGAGCTAGAAGGATTCCCAAGTTAACCAGCCTTCGAAACCAAGCATCTGCACATTTAACAAGCACTGGTACCGCGACACCCGTATGTGTTGTCCGGCCGTAGCATGTGTTGGTGGCTTTGTGAGGTCAAATGAAGTATTCATTGTGAAGGCCCCTAGGTCATCAGGGCAACAGAGTGCCGCCAGAATGCAGCTCCGTCCACATAAAGTCTGATCTCCATCACCATTTCTCGAAGCTCTGTCGCCactatcatctccatcaccattccATCACTCCCCACCTTCACCTCTATACCCATATACTTGTAAAGTGATTCGTTCGTGATTTTTGATATTGTAAGACTATTTACTATTCACTGATCAAGGATTTGCAAACAATGTTTATAATTATTTATTTAATCATGTGTGAATAGTCTTTATGGGCCGAGAGCTGAGACCTACACTAGTAGGGAAAATCCTACCGCTCGCGTATTAATCTAGGACTTTGTGTTAGATCCGTATTGCACTCACCTACGGAAGCCATTAGGGCAATCATCACATAAATCATTGTAATTCTACACTTGTTGCCCATATAGTGATTTATAGTAGGAAGCAGGATCGCGTCGCTGTTGTGAGACCTGAACCTAGGTACCTCGTGTCTCCCCGTCTCCGGTGACTCCACATTACGCAGTAGTCTCTCCCCGTCCAACACAACGACAACCGTTGCTTCAGGTCTTTTGCTCCTAAACCTTCCAAATTGGTTTGTCTTATTGATGTTTTGATCTTTCACATTTGCTCACAAAGAAATTACTCTCTTTATTCGCAAATAAATGTACTTCTAACTCTTGTCCCCATTCAAACTTCTAATTCTTTCAAATTTTAGAGAGAAAAGTAGCAACACTTCTTATGCTAAATTAGTATCACTAGATTGTCTTGAAATATAATGTCATAATGTACCAATTTGATGTCATATACTATTATATATGTTGCTATTGCTCTGTAAAGTTAGTCCAATTTATTTATATTAATCTAGGACAAAAGTTAGAGGTACATTGGACGGAAGTAAAAAAGTAAAGACGCAAAAAGTCTTAACATCTGGTAGGAAGAATGTGTAGTGTCTCTTTGTCTTAGCCATCATCGACTCAGTTTCTCAAATTAAGTACCAAGATTTTTAGCTAAAAATTCTTAGGTCTACTTTGATTTATGATAGAACAAACATAGGAATAAGAGAAACAAAAATAGATTAGAATGTCATTCCTAGTTAAATTTTATGGAAATATGAGTTCTTCTTGATTGTAACAAGGAAATTTTAATGAGGTATGACCTAAATATTTTTCCTATAGAATTTGCGCTGCAAAATTTCTATAGGATTAGCTCCTATTAGATACTCCCTACGTTCTActtcctccgtctcagtttaacaGACGCGCACATAGTTTAATAAATTGCTTTGATCATTATTTtggttaataaaatatgaaatatatgtcacaaaaaatatataattgaaaagcttttttgcatacgaatctcattttgtagacataaacttttattttgttgaccaaattaatggtcaaaatTTGTCTTAAACTGCGTGCGAGCCTGTTAAACCGAGAAGAAGGGAGTAGAAAAAAAGGCAATTTGTGTTACATTTATTAGTAATTAGATATCTGAACAACTAATCCaaactacattgaaaataacaacgtCCAATAAAGAGAacgaaaccaaaaaaaaattaatatacATACCTCTATACAaatcatatgaagcaaagaagccttTAAAAGTGTTCTTCTAATGGAAAAATTGCACGGGTGGACTGCGGTAAGCACGGGCATCCATACTACCTTTTGTTAATGTTTCCTATGGCTTGCTCGCTTCTTCCCTTGTCTTCCTCGCTTTCAAAGAGCTAATAACATCTTTGGTCCTACAACTTGCTCATCATGTGATGGTTTGGTCCTAGATCTTGCAAAACCTGCTGCCAAGTTCTACAACTTGCTAGTCATGTGAAGTTTTGATCCTCGGTCAATCAGAAGCTGACACGTGGCGTTATCGATTTTGCAGATAGACCCTAATATTCTTAACTAGCACATAGGGACCTTGGTGCCATCTTAGATGCGGGTCCCACTTATCAGTACAAACAGGCAAAATAAAATTTAATGTCTCCTATGGCTTGCTCGCTTCTTCTTTACTCTGGTATAGCTGTACACCCAGAACCTCAGACAGTGTGCACAGGACGTACAAGCCCTTGTCTTCCTCGCTTTCAAAGAGCTAATAACATCTTTAGTCCTACAACTTGCTCATCATGTGATGGTTTGGTCTTAGATTAGATCTTGCAAAACCTGTTGCCAAGTCCTACAACTTGCTAGTCATGTGAAGTTTTGTCTTAAACTGCGTGCGAGCCTGTTAAACCGAGACGAAGGGAGTAGAAAAAATAAGACAATTTGTGTTACATTTATTAGTAATTAGATATGTGAACAACTAATCCAAACTACATTGAAAATAGCAACATTCAATAAAGAGAGCGAAACCAATAAAATTAATATACATACCTCTATACAAatcatatgaatcaaagaagccttTAAAAGTGTTCTTCTAGTGAAAAAATTGCAAGCGTCGGGTGGACTGCGGTAAGCATGGGCATCCATACTACCATTTGTTAATGTTTCCTATGGCTTGCTCGCTTCTTCCCTTGTCTTCCTCGCTTTCAAAGAGCTAATAACATCTTTGGTCCTACAATTTGCTCATCATGTGATGGTTTGGTCCTAGATTTTGCAAAACCTGCAGCCAAGTCCTACAACTTGCTAGTCATGTGAAGTTTTGGTCCTCGGTCAATCAAAAGCTGACACGTGGTGTTACCGATTTTGTAGATAGACCCCTAATATTCTTAACTGGCACATAGGGACCTTGGTGCCATCTTAGATGCGGGTCCCACCTATCAATACAGACAggtaaaataaaatttaatgtCTCCTATGGCTTGCTCGCTTCTTTACTCCGGTATAGCTGTACACCCAGAACCTCAGACAGTGTGCGCAGGACGTACTGCAAGCCCTTGTCTTCCTCGCTTTCAAAGAGCTAATAACATCTTTAGTCCTGCAACTTGCTCATCATGTGATGGTTTGGTCTTAGATTAGATCTTGCAAAACCTGCTGCCAAGTCCTACAACTTGCTAGTCATGTGAAGTTTTGGTCCTCGGTCAATCAGAAGCTGACACGTGGCGTTACTGATTTTGCAGATAGACCCCTAATATTCTTAACTGGCATATAGGGACCTTGGTGCCATCTTAGATGTGGGTCCCACCTGTTAGTACAGACatgtaaaataaaatttaatgtGTGCAAAGGTGTGGGATCAAACTCTTGACCTCAGGTTTGGCATCAGCTCATGTTTGCCACTACACCACAGACATTATACATAACTTGCTCATCATGTGATGGTTTGGTCTTAGATTATATCTTGCAAAACCTGCTGGCAAGTCCTACAACTTGCTAATCATGTGAAGTTTTGGTCCTCGGTCAATCAGAAGCTGACACGTGGCGTTACCGATTTTGCAGATAGATCGCTAATATTCTTAACTGGCATATAGGGATCTTGATGCCATCTTAGCTAGatgtgggtcccacctgtcagtgcagacaagtaaaataaaatttaatgtGTGCAAAGGTGTGGGATTGAACTCTTGACCTTAGGTTCGGCATCAGCTCAGGTTTGCCACTACACCACGGACAGTATACATAACATAAGTAGGAGTTTAGGACGCTGCTCTATTATACAGAGAATAGATGATTTTTCACACCTTTCAGGAGAAATGTAACAATTCAACTTTATTTTCCTTTGGCAGCACGCCTGTTTTTTTTTAGCAAACTTGTACATTACGTAATTTAAGTGATGGATGCATGTTAtcattttctctttataagatggATACGTGTTGTCATTTTTATTGAAAGCTTTTGTGCATCTATGTCAGCCAATTTAAGAATATAGAAAATAAACTATTTCATTAAATGATACTTGGGTAGAGAGTGAAGTACAAATGCATGACCCtttgcggaaattcaatttggctcaccGTGCATATGCTACTTCTACCTAAAAATTGTATTTGGAAGTATAAAAAATTTACAAAATATTTTACatatacatctccataatatatgtttgTTCGCATGGTTTCAATGAAacccaatattttgtgtggtctatgtaaaaaaagaaaatttatcttgtgaacaACCTTAttctcagcaccgaattttgtctttttaccacATGCCATATCATAAGTCGATTTTTttctgaaacgactttgtgaacgagtagcacgtgaagatgtacatgcggtttttttgtatcattttttatgaaatttaaaaatatatgtaagatgcattttaaaataaacggagcatatgctcccatgttctatAGCACCACTCCTCTTCTAAACTAGTTTATAGTGTATACAATTTCTAGGATGAAGCATTTGAGATTTCCATAATAAAATTAAGTATCGTATACCCCTATTTAGCTAGATCTAGAACATCTATCTTTTATCTTCATAGTGCACGATTTATTATTATTGTAACCTAGATTTCATAAATAGATAAATTTTCCCTGGCATTGGTGCATTTTTTTTACAAGTCGTCTTGGCTGCCGATGccaaattttgatgttgtacaGTTGGTAATGTGATTGTGCAAATTGGGGAAACAGAGTATTGCTCTTGACTGTTGACTTTCCACAATTGGCGATCTTTGCATTGTATAACGACCGTAGCTGATGAGAATCTTTGGGCATCACCTCAACTATATATATGTAGCCCTACATATATGC includes:
- the LOC124692544 gene encoding probable aquaporin PIP2-2, producing MAKDIEAAPEGGEFSAKDYSDPPPAPIVDFEELTKWSLYRAVIAEFVATLLFLYITVATVIGYKHQSDPTVNTTDAACSGVGILGIAWAFGGMIFVLVYCTAGVSGGHINPAVTFGLFLARKVSLIRALLYIIAQCLGAICGVGLVKGFQSSYYVRYGGGANELSAGYSKGTGLAAEIIGTFVLVYTVFSATDPKRNARDSHIPVLAPLPIGFAVFMVHLATIPITGTGINPARSLGAAVIYNTDKAWDDQWIFWVGPLIGAAIAAAYHQYVLRASAAKLGSYRSN